A genomic segment from Antedon mediterranea chromosome 6, ecAntMedi1.1, whole genome shotgun sequence encodes:
- the LOC140050929 gene encoding uncharacterized protein: MEDPPPAEAAVAVDQAGGNAGVPVATQRALPLAAFTLKLPPFWANDPAIWFAQVEAQFATRNINNKATKFAYIVASLQPSIVQEVRDLLLAPPAEGPYSKLKEELIKRTSDSEKKRLHQLLTTEELGDRKPTQLLRKMYQLLGSRTLEDSILKQLFIQRLPNNVQLILAATGGNVTVAQIAELADRILEVSPSQPRVAAISNPTSANANRNEIQTVRAEINKLTAMVSSLANDQQRDKSRSRSRNWNRSSSAKRTQTNENDSEQCWYHTRFGKAARRCRSPCSFPTSENSKAGE; the protein is encoded by the exons ATGGAAGATCCTCCTCCAGCCGAAGCAGCAGTTGCTGTGGATCAAGCGGGAGGTAATGCTGGGGTACCAGTCGCCACGCAACGCGCATTACCTTTAGCGGCATTTACCCTCAAGCTACCACCATTTTGGGCTAACGATCCCGCGATATGGTTTGCCCAAGTGGAAGCGCAGTTCGCAACTcgcaatattaataata aagcTACGAAATTTGCCTATATCGTGGCGTCGTTACAGCCTTCGATCGTCCAGGAGGTACGTGATCTGCTATTAGCTCCTCCTGCTGAGGGTCCATACAGCAAGTTAAAGGAAGAGTTAATTAAGCGGACCTCCGATTCGGAGAAGAAACGGTTGCACCAACTGCTCACTACGGAGGAATTGGGTGACAGAAAACCAACACAACTATTGCGCAAAATGTATCAGTTGTTAGGCAGCCGCACATTAGAGGATTCGATCTTGAAACAGTTGTTCATTCAGCGATTGCCCAATAACGTGCAACTGATTTTAGCCGCAACAGGCGGAAACGTTACCGTCGCTCAGATAGCGGAATTAGCCGACAGAATTTTAGAGGTGTCTCCCAGCCAACCCAGAGTAGCCGCAATCTCTAACCCGACAAGTGCTAACGCCAACCGAAACGAAATTCAAACGGTACGAGCTGAAATTAACAAGTTGACCGCAATGGTATCATCCTTGGCAAACGATCAACAACGGGATAAGAGCAGGAGCAGAAGCCGAAATTGGAACCGTTCTTCCAGTGCTAAACGAACACAAACCAATGAAAATGACTCAGAGCAGTGCTGGTATCACACCCGGTTTGGCAAGGCAGCACGTAGGTGCAGGTCGCCATGCAGTTTCCCAACTTCGGAAAACTCCAAAGCCGGCGAATAA
- the LOC140050928 gene encoding solute carrier family 25 member 16-like yields the protein MTSQEVSDMFKAFLAGGVAGCCAKTMIAPLDRVKILLQAQNEHYRHLSVASSITAVVKKEGFWGLYKGNGAMMIRIFPYGAIQFVSYERYKKMALSWLGQDSHVARLMAGSLAGVTAVLFTYPLDMIRARLAFQVSGEHIYTGIIHTFHSIWHQEGKMKGFYRGFIPTFMGMIPYAGIAFYTYETGKRIALDHGPKFVSKPSPSQPDVKVLTTPCNLFVGGVAGAIAQTVSYPLDVARRKMQLGHMLANSHQFGNWMQVLLIVYQRHGLRKGLYRGLSINYVRAIPSVAVSFTVYEFMKQLLNIQPKNNSL from the exons ATGACATCTCAAGAAGTATCCGATATGTTCAAGGCGTTCTTGGCTGGTG GAGTTGCTGGATGCTGTGCAAAAACAATGATAGCTCCACTGGACCGTGTCAAGATACTTCTTCAGGCTCAAAATGAACACTATAGACATTTAT CTGTGGCATCCTCAATAACGGCAGTGGTGAAGAAAGAAGGCTTTTGGGGTTTATACAAAGGAAACGGTGCAATGATGATTAGAATATTTCCCTACGGTGCAATACAATTTGTTTCTTATGAGCGATACAAAAAG ATGGCCCTGTCATGGCTTGGTCAAGATTCACATGTTGCAAGACTAATGGCTGGTTCATTAGCAG GTGTGACAGCTGTTTTATTTACATACCCACTCGATATGATACGAGCTAGGCTAGCATTCCAAGTTAGTGGTGAACATATCTACACTGGCATTATTCACACATTTCACAGTATATGGCATCAG GAGGGCAAAATGAAAGGTTTCTATAGAGGTTTTATTCCAACTTTCATGGGCATGATACCATATGCAG gcATCGCATTCTACACTTATGAAACTGGAAAACGTATAGCTTTAGATCATGGTCCTAAATTTGTATCGAAACCGTCACCTAGTCAGCCTGATGTAAAAGTATTAACAACACCTTGTAACCTGTTTGTTGGTGGCGTAGCAGGTGCCATAGCCCAAACAGTAAG CTACCCACTTGATGTAGCAAGGAGGAAAATGCAATTGGGACATATGTTGGCAAACTCCCATCAGTTTGG TAATTGGATGCAAGTTCTTTTAATCGTTTACCAGCGCCATGGTTTGCGGAAGGGTCTATACCGTGGATTAAGCATCAACTATGTACGAGCTATTCCATCCGTTGCTGTGTCCTTCACTGTCTATGAATTTATGAAGCAGCTTCTAAATATTCAACCGAAAAACAATAGTTTATGA